The Bifidobacterium eulemuris genome includes a window with the following:
- a CDS encoding LytR/AlgR family response regulator transcription factor has translation MRAIRIGVVEDDPTHCQRLLDYLNRYQEESGERFTVSVFDDGAKIAENYVPMYDILLMDIQMKQMDGIDAAREIRKRDDSVVIVFITSAPQYAINGYEVGALSFLLKPVPWFGFQQEMARSIAQVRRNTDESMLVDTGTSSLRLVLADIVYFESIRHTIVIHTLSGKLSISSSLKKLEEQLEGRSFFRSNSCYLVNLDHVTGVQESDCVMSTGETLRISRPRKKEFLAALTNHVGTGR, from the coding sequence ATGCGCGCGATACGTATTGGTGTGGTCGAGGACGACCCCACCCATTGCCAGCGTCTGCTGGACTATCTCAACCGCTATCAGGAGGAATCCGGCGAGCGGTTCACCGTATCCGTCTTCGACGACGGCGCGAAGATCGCGGAGAACTACGTGCCCATGTACGACATCCTGCTGATGGACATCCAGATGAAGCAGATGGACGGCATCGACGCCGCCCGCGAGATCCGCAAACGCGACGACTCGGTGGTGATCGTGTTCATCACCTCCGCCCCCCAATACGCCATCAACGGCTACGAAGTGGGCGCGCTGAGCTTCCTGCTCAAGCCCGTGCCTTGGTTCGGATTCCAGCAGGAGATGGCGCGTTCCATCGCCCAGGTGAGGCGCAACACCGACGAATCCATGCTGGTGGACACCGGCACGTCGTCGCTGCGGCTGGTATTGGCCGACATCGTCTATTTCGAGTCGATCCGCCATACCATCGTCATCCACACGCTCAGCGGCAAGCTCTCCATCTCCTCCAGCCTCAAAAAACTTGAGGAGCAGTTGGAGGGCCGTAGCTTCTTCCGTTCGAACTCGTGCTATCTGGTGAACCTCGACCATGTGACGGGCGTGCAGGAATCCGACTGCGTGATGTCCACCGGCGAGACGCTGCGCATCAGCCGCCCACGTAAGAAGGAGTTCCTCGCCGCGCTCACCAATCACGTGGGTACCGGACGATGA
- a CDS encoding aggregation-promoting factor C-terminal-like domain-containing protein, protein MARRWTPQRFVRLRRARVMACVAAVVLSSGTVFGITARKAVALNVNGETTTVITYATTTARLLEEQGIDVKTHDLVETSSGETLANHAVVTVRSAYQTTITIDGTEVPFWTVATSADQLLGFFEENNANAAKVTVNIDNVYNQLTGGLVINESGPVTVIADGTSSVAPNGKLPAISILDSKGITLNKEDRVSVERNDGETILRVQRVTHGEETRTVEIPFDTQTIIDSNLASGQSEIRQQGENGEKQQVYDVTYVDGVAESETLKSETVTRMAVDQIIAVGPQTTSDPTDTGNGQTDSGSNTTQDESDAGDSDSGSGDASGGNGGSETGGSDSDSGTTGGSSSGGTSSGGNTGGSSSGGSSSGGSSSGGSSSGGSSSGGSSSGGSSSSGSSSGDSSSGSSSGGSSSSGSTSGDASQGRLWHPTPAQAQTYAAGAAAQRGWTGNEWTCLYNLWMRESSWLWYAENPYSGAYGIPQSLPGDKMATFGANWRDDAAVQIDWGLAYIAQRYGSPSQAWAHSEEVGWY, encoded by the coding sequence ATGGCACGGCGATGGACCCCGCAACGGTTTGTGCGACTGCGACGGGCGCGCGTGATGGCATGCGTGGCCGCCGTGGTGTTGTCGTCGGGAACCGTATTCGGCATCACCGCGCGCAAAGCGGTGGCGCTGAACGTCAACGGCGAGACGACCACGGTCATCACCTATGCGACCACCACCGCCCGACTGCTCGAGGAGCAGGGCATCGACGTGAAAACCCATGATCTGGTGGAGACCTCATCCGGCGAGACGCTCGCCAACCACGCCGTCGTCACCGTGCGCAGCGCCTACCAGACCACCATCACCATCGACGGCACCGAAGTGCCGTTCTGGACCGTGGCCACCAGCGCCGACCAGCTGCTCGGCTTCTTCGAGGAGAACAACGCCAACGCCGCCAAGGTGACGGTGAATATCGACAACGTCTACAACCAGCTCACCGGCGGCCTGGTGATCAACGAATCCGGCCCCGTCACCGTCATCGCGGACGGCACGAGCTCCGTGGCGCCCAACGGCAAGCTGCCCGCCATCTCGATCCTGGATTCCAAAGGCATCACGCTGAACAAGGAGGATCGCGTCAGCGTCGAGAGGAACGATGGCGAGACGATTCTGCGCGTGCAGCGCGTCACCCACGGCGAGGAGACGCGCACGGTGGAGATCCCCTTCGACACGCAGACCATCATCGACTCCAACCTCGCCTCCGGGCAGAGCGAAATCCGCCAGCAAGGCGAAAACGGCGAGAAACAGCAGGTCTACGACGTGACTTATGTGGACGGTGTGGCCGAATCGGAAACCTTGAAGTCGGAAACCGTCACGCGTATGGCCGTCGACCAGATCATCGCCGTCGGCCCGCAAACCACCAGCGATCCGACCGACACCGGCAACGGACAGACCGACTCCGGTTCGAACACCACACAGGACGAGTCCGACGCCGGGGACAGCGACTCAGGAAGCGGCGACGCCTCTGGCGGAAACGGCGGTTCCGAAACCGGTGGAAGCGACTCGGACTCCGGAACCACAGGCGGCTCCTCATCCGGAGGCACATCCTCCGGCGGGAATACGGGCGGATCGTCGTCCGGCGGTTCCTCGTCCGGCGGATCGTCGTCCGGCGGATCGTCGTCCGGCGGATCGTCGTCCGGCGGATCGTCGTCCGGCGGTTCCTCGTCCAGTGGTTCCTCGTCCGGAGACTCCTCCAGCGGTTCGTCATCCGGGGGTTCGTCGTCCAGCGGCTCCACAAGCGGCGACGCGTCGCAGGGGCGTCTGTGGCATCCGACCCCGGCGCAGGCGCAGACCTATGCGGCGGGCGCGGCGGCGCAGCGCGGCTGGACCGGCAACGAGTGGACCTGCCTGTACAACCTGTGGATGCGCGAATCCAGCTGGCTGTGGTACGCCGAAAACCCCTATTCCGGCGCCTACGGCATCCCGCAATCCCTTCCCGGCGACAAAATGGCCACGTTCGGCGCGAACTGGCGTGACGACGCCGCCGTGCAAATCGACTGGGGACTGGCGTATATCGCCCAACGCTACGGCAGCCCATCGCAGGCATGGGCCCATTCCGAAGAGGTCGGCTGGTACTAG
- a CDS encoding DsbA family protein, protein MADQKRQAKRATRAERRAAEAAAEQARAEQAERERKQQTIIGLVVVIIIIVLVGIAGFAVWRATHSSDADAQSSSVTVEEAYDALQQVSDKPANADDQGGFLISQNGYGTKVDNVPTLSIYMEPLCPGCASVNRQLDPTLIELMNAGQLNLDLHFMTFQDSKSTDEYSTRAFNAAVYIAEHDDDPDHLLGYLANIYAEDFQPGELDDYTSVSDEQLKEQAINAGVSSEVADAAFSGEYEYQEWLKASDTYTIRREELFSSSGSFSSPTLTINGTYWSLSDLSLADMSIVDGFLKSIGLDADQVGVAGELPSIGADGEPISVTTE, encoded by the coding sequence ATGGCAGATCAGAAGCGTCAGGCGAAGCGCGCCACCCGCGCCGAACGTCGCGCGGCCGAGGCGGCCGCCGAACAGGCCCGCGCCGAACAGGCGGAAAGGGAACGCAAGCAGCAGACCATCATCGGACTGGTGGTGGTCATCATCATCATCGTGCTGGTGGGCATCGCCGGATTCGCGGTCTGGCGCGCCACCCACTCCAGCGACGCCGACGCGCAAAGCTCCAGCGTGACGGTCGAGGAGGCGTACGACGCGCTGCAGCAGGTGAGCGACAAGCCCGCGAACGCCGACGACCAGGGAGGATTCCTCATCTCCCAGAACGGCTACGGCACCAAGGTCGATAACGTGCCGACCCTGTCGATCTACATGGAGCCGCTGTGCCCCGGCTGCGCCAGCGTGAACCGCCAGCTCGACCCCACCCTGATCGAACTGATGAACGCCGGTCAGCTCAACCTTGATCTGCATTTCATGACCTTCCAGGATTCCAAGAGCACCGACGAATACTCCACCCGCGCGTTCAACGCGGCCGTGTACATCGCCGAGCATGACGACGACCCCGACCATCTGCTGGGCTATCTGGCCAACATCTACGCCGAGGACTTCCAGCCCGGCGAGCTGGACGACTACACCTCCGTCAGCGACGAGCAGCTCAAGGAGCAGGCCATCAACGCCGGCGTGAGCAGCGAGGTCGCCGATGCGGCGTTCAGCGGCGAATACGAGTATCAGGAGTGGCTGAAGGCCTCGGATACCTACACGATCCGCCGCGAGGAGCTGTTCTCGTCCTCCGGTTCGTTCTCCTCGCCCACCTTGACGATCAACGGCACCTACTGGTCGTTAAGCGATCTGTCGCTGGCCGATATGAGCATCGTCGACGGATTCCTCAAGTCGATCGGACTTGACGCCGACCAGGTCGGCGTGGCCGGCGAGCTGCCATCCATCGGCGCCGATGGCGAACCCATCTCCGTCACCACCGAGTGA
- a CDS encoding ATP-binding protein: MTVEITNALPDIPRIYTAISEWLACMVYVAVVPRTVSLRRTLCMGALGLAVLIGLQYFAGTLPITFWILGMCLAFAAMWAIVRLASGIGKRTALFLTARAFVLAEMVASLHWQIDSFIRPSSAPLWRLQPVLALIGIYGICFAGAWLAERHSFRGDETITPTMRDAVTTSIITIITFAMSNLSFVSTNTPFSGTVGQEVFYIRTLVDLCGFLILYAQQEQIRQTRATLELASINASLQSQHAEYLQSKENIEAMGRLAHDLKHQIVALRAELDPQQASAQFERLEASVNEYSAQQHSGNPVLDVILTTKTRTCADRGITFTAVADGKLLAGMDSMDIATLFGNALDNAIEAASRVADLERRIIKLALFQQGQFVVVRVENYFEAPLKHDAIGNLTTTKRDKTAHGFGVKSIRHIARSYGGELTITPQNHWFELHVLIPLPLARIS, translated from the coding sequence ATGACCGTCGAAATCACCAACGCCCTGCCGGACATCCCCCGCATCTACACGGCCATCAGCGAATGGCTCGCCTGCATGGTGTACGTGGCCGTGGTGCCGCGCACCGTCTCATTGCGACGCACCCTGTGCATGGGCGCGCTCGGGCTGGCGGTGCTGATCGGCCTGCAGTATTTCGCCGGCACATTGCCCATCACATTCTGGATCCTCGGCATGTGCCTGGCGTTCGCGGCGATGTGGGCGATTGTGCGCTTGGCGTCGGGCATCGGCAAACGCACCGCGCTGTTCCTCACCGCCCGGGCCTTCGTGCTCGCCGAGATGGTCGCCTCGCTGCACTGGCAGATCGACTCGTTCATCCGCCCCAGCAGCGCGCCGCTCTGGCGTCTGCAACCCGTTCTGGCGCTTATCGGCATCTACGGCATCTGCTTCGCCGGCGCATGGCTGGCGGAACGACACAGCTTCCGCGGCGATGAGACGATAACCCCCACCATGCGCGATGCGGTCACCACCAGCATCATCACCATCATCACCTTCGCGATGAGCAATCTGAGTTTCGTCTCCACCAACACTCCGTTCTCCGGCACCGTGGGCCAGGAGGTGTTCTATATCCGTACGCTGGTGGATCTGTGCGGATTCCTCATCCTCTACGCCCAGCAGGAGCAGATCCGGCAGACCCGAGCCACGCTGGAGCTCGCCTCCATCAACGCCAGTCTGCAAAGCCAGCATGCCGAATATCTGCAGTCCAAGGAGAACATCGAGGCGATGGGAAGGCTGGCGCACGACCTCAAACACCAGATCGTCGCCCTGCGTGCGGAACTCGATCCGCAGCAGGCCTCGGCCCAGTTCGAACGGCTGGAGGCCTCGGTGAACGAATACAGCGCCCAGCAGCATTCCGGCAATCCGGTGCTCGACGTGATCCTGACCACCAAAACACGCACCTGCGCCGATCGCGGCATCACCTTCACCGCCGTGGCCGACGGCAAACTGCTCGCCGGTATGGATTCGATGGATATCGCCACCTTGTTCGGCAACGCGCTCGACAACGCCATCGAGGCGGCGAGCCGGGTCGCGGACCTCGAACGGCGCATCATCAAGCTCGCGTTGTTCCAACAGGGCCAATTCGTGGTGGTCCGTGTGGAGAACTACTTCGAAGCGCCGCTCAAACACGACGCCATCGGCAATCTGACCACCACCAAACGCGACAAAACCGCCCACGGCTTCGGCGTCAAATCCATCCGCCATATCGCCCGCTCCTATGGCGGCGAACTGACCATCACGCCACAGAACCACTGGTTCGAGCTGCATGTGCTGATTCCTCTGCCTCTGGCCAGAATCAGCTGA
- a CDS encoding glycoside hydrolase family 3 N-terminal domain-containing protein, with amino-acid sequence MLSINMADVMNVIGSLTPYLIAIGVFLVLGIIVTFAVNKKTVQNVGVRKLVHSESWLVVLVAVVASVSMMLTGPLATLLNNATVTKYMLSDDTVAAANDLAKDVEAEAITMLKNENDTLPLADKNVNVFGWGVTQPVYGGTGSGSMSDQYETTSILQGLDEAGFTVNEDLINLYTEYRADRPVVGMWAQDWTLPEVPAAQYSDSLIEDAKAFSDEAVVVITRVGGEGADLPMDMTAEGITYTNNSEDYADFEAGEHFLQLSQTEQDMIDLVTSNFENVTLIYNGANTFQLGFLDDYPQISSVLWVPPAGQTGFSALGEVLAGDVNPSGKTSDTFVKDLTQQVTYNNFGDFAYDNVDELAASVTGFTGETTEVTPNFVNYTEGIYVGYKFYETAADEGAINYDEMIAFPFGYGLSYTTFEQEMGDVTYSGGTVSFDVTVTNTGDTAGKEVVEVYYNPPYTNGGIEKSSVNLVDFEKTDLLEPGESQTVSIEFEDDDMASYDSENAEAYVLEAGDYVVSINSDSHTVIDEQTVTVDETITYDTEDNTHDGDQTVATNQFEYAEGDVTYLSRADGFANYAEATAAPTNYSMSDEDKATFINNDIYDPADYNDDSDEMPTTGADNGVRLADLYGLDYDDPLWDEMLDQLTVDDMDNLIANGGYGTPAINSIGKIQMTDADGPASLNNNFTGVGSIGFPASTAFACTWNRDLARQFGDMIGQMAHDMHVAGWYAPAMNIHRSAFSGRTFEYFSEDALLSGVMAAEQTAGAQEQGVYVFMKHFALNDQETNRTEMLCTWANEQSIREIYLKPFEMSVKDGGATAVMSSFNYIGTNYAGATAALQQTVLRDEWGFRGMVLTDYFGGYGYQNADQLIRNGNDIMLATTDITNHVTDTSATSVQAMRTAAHNILYTTANGWQYADGEPETTTPIWRTAMYVAWGVTAVLFLGLSALAIKKFLDRKKAATIEVQA; translated from the coding sequence ATGCTTTCCATCAACATGGCTGATGTCATGAACGTCATCGGATCGTTGACGCCGTACCTGATCGCCATTGGCGTGTTCCTGGTGCTCGGCATCATCGTGACGTTCGCTGTGAACAAGAAGACCGTGCAGAACGTCGGCGTTCGCAAACTGGTCCATTCCGAGTCCTGGCTCGTGGTGCTTGTGGCCGTGGTGGCCTCGGTGTCCATGATGCTGACCGGTCCGCTGGCCACGCTGCTCAACAACGCCACCGTCACCAAGTACATGCTTTCGGACGACACCGTCGCCGCGGCCAACGATCTCGCCAAGGACGTCGAGGCCGAGGCCATCACGATGCTGAAGAACGAGAACGACACCCTGCCTCTGGCCGACAAGAACGTCAACGTGTTCGGCTGGGGCGTCACCCAGCCCGTCTACGGCGGTACCGGCTCCGGCTCCATGTCCGACCAGTACGAGACCACCTCGATTCTGCAGGGCCTGGACGAGGCCGGCTTCACGGTGAACGAGGATCTGATCAACCTGTACACCGAATACCGCGCCGATCGCCCGGTGGTGGGCATGTGGGCCCAGGATTGGACCCTGCCTGAGGTTCCGGCCGCCCAGTACTCCGATTCTCTGATCGAGGACGCCAAGGCGTTCTCCGATGAGGCCGTGGTCGTCATCACCCGTGTGGGTGGCGAGGGGGCCGATCTGCCGATGGATATGACCGCCGAAGGCATCACCTACACCAACAATTCCGAGGACTACGCCGACTTCGAGGCCGGCGAGCACTTCCTGCAGCTGAGCCAGACCGAGCAGGACATGATCGATCTGGTCACCTCGAACTTCGAGAACGTCACGCTGATCTACAACGGCGCGAACACCTTCCAGCTGGGCTTCCTGGACGACTATCCGCAGATCTCTTCCGTGCTGTGGGTGCCGCCGGCGGGCCAGACCGGCTTCTCCGCCCTGGGCGAGGTTCTCGCCGGTGACGTGAACCCCTCCGGCAAGACCTCCGACACCTTCGTGAAGGATCTCACCCAGCAGGTCACTTACAACAACTTCGGCGATTTCGCCTACGACAACGTCGACGAGCTGGCCGCTTCCGTGACCGGCTTCACCGGCGAGACCACCGAGGTGACCCCGAACTTCGTGAATTACACGGAGGGTATCTACGTGGGTTACAAGTTCTATGAGACGGCTGCCGACGAGGGCGCGATCAACTACGACGAGATGATCGCCTTCCCGTTCGGCTATGGCCTGTCCTACACCACCTTCGAGCAGGAGATGGGTGATGTGACCTACTCCGGCGGCACCGTCTCCTTCGATGTGACCGTCACGAACACGGGCGACACCGCGGGCAAGGAAGTCGTCGAGGTCTACTACAACCCGCCGTACACCAACGGCGGCATCGAGAAGTCCTCCGTGAACCTGGTGGACTTCGAGAAGACCGACCTGCTTGAGCCGGGTGAGTCCCAGACCGTTTCGATCGAGTTCGAGGACGACGACATGGCGTCCTACGATTCCGAGAACGCCGAGGCCTATGTGCTTGAGGCGGGCGATTATGTGGTGTCTATCAACTCGGATTCCCACACGGTGATCGATGAGCAGACCGTGACGGTCGATGAGACCATCACCTATGACACCGAGGACAACACCCACGACGGCGACCAGACTGTGGCCACCAACCAGTTCGAGTACGCCGAGGGCGACGTGACCTATCTGTCCCGCGCCGACGGTTTCGCGAACTACGCCGAGGCCACCGCCGCGCCGACCAACTACAGCATGTCCGATGAGGACAAGGCGACCTTCATCAACAACGACATCTACGATCCGGCCGACTATAACGACGACTCGGATGAGATGCCGACCACCGGTGCTGACAACGGCGTGCGTCTGGCCGACCTGTACGGTCTGGACTATGACGATCCGCTGTGGGACGAGATGCTCGACCAGCTCACCGTCGACGATATGGACAACCTCATCGCCAACGGCGGCTATGGCACCCCGGCCATCAACTCCATCGGTAAGATTCAGATGACCGACGCCGACGGCCCGGCCTCGCTGAACAACAACTTCACCGGCGTGGGCTCCATCGGCTTCCCGGCCTCCACGGCATTCGCCTGCACTTGGAACCGTGATCTTGCCCGCCAGTTCGGCGACATGATCGGCCAGATGGCCCACGACATGCACGTGGCCGGCTGGTACGCTCCCGCCATGAACATCCACCGCTCGGCCTTCTCGGGCCGTACCTTCGAGTACTTCTCCGAGGATGCCCTGCTCTCCGGCGTGATGGCCGCCGAGCAGACCGCCGGTGCTCAGGAACAGGGTGTGTACGTGTTCATGAAGCACTTCGCGCTCAACGACCAGGAAACCAACCGTACCGAGATGCTGTGCACTTGGGCCAACGAGCAGTCGATCCGTGAGATCTACCTCAAGCCCTTCGAGATGAGCGTGAAGGATGGTGGCGCTACCGCCGTCATGAGCTCCTTCAACTACATCGGCACCAACTACGCCGGCGCGACCGCTGCCCTGCAGCAGACCGTGCTGCGCGACGAGTGGGGCTTCCGCGGCATGGTGCTCACCGACTACTTCGGTGGCTATGGCTACCAGAACGCCGATCAGCTGATCCGCAACGGCAACGACATCATGCTGGCCACCACGGACATCACCAACCATGTGACCGACACCTCGGCCACCTCGGTCCAGGCGATGCGCACCGCGGCCCACAACATCCTGTACACCACCGCTAACGGCTGGCAGTACGCGGATGGCGAGCCGGAGACCACGACTCCGATCTGGCGCACGGCCATGTATGTGGCTTGGGGCGTGACCGCGGTCCTGTTCCTCGGCCTGAGCGCTCTTGCGATCAAGAAGTTCCTCGATCGCAAGAAGGCCGCCACCATCGAGGTCCAGGCCTGA
- a CDS encoding ATP-binding protein → MGEQELNKLIAHMRQIGNDTQTCEVKESVGGIPRTLTDTLSAFSNEGGGTVVLGISEKEGFIPAKGFDARRAQEGFVAACGKLTPVVRPLLEIVPFEGSDVLVAHIDEMPAKDKPCYVTERGRYQGSFIRSGDGDRRLTAYEVDRLLESRQQPTYDDEVVPGATIDDLDATLVNGLLVRQRTLHPRVFATRDDQSILTSLHVLRNDNGAMRPTLGGLLALGTFPQQFFPRLNITFTAFPGVTKTETVSDERRFLDARTLIGPIPVMIDDAIAAVTRNMRTGAVIGGTFRRDVPDYPQKAVREAVANALMHRDYSPDARGAQVQVNLYADRLEILNPGGLYGAVTIENIGTFGLSSSRNQFLSTILESTPDPDGGFIVENKGTGYQVITAELAAALMPPPQPRNSLTAFSLTFEKRRLSASERNPMAANNLDEAILTLLGERSSASSREITAASGMSRPTVINHINALIEQGLIEPTEPNRSPKQRYRLVRKE, encoded by the coding sequence ATGGGCGAGCAAGAATTGAACAAACTCATAGCTCACATGAGACAGATAGGCAACGACACACAGACTTGCGAGGTTAAGGAATCGGTCGGCGGAATACCAAGGACGCTTACCGATACCCTATCCGCCTTCTCGAATGAGGGTGGTGGCACGGTGGTGCTTGGCATCTCCGAGAAAGAAGGATTCATCCCCGCCAAGGGCTTCGACGCCCGACGCGCACAGGAAGGATTTGTGGCAGCGTGCGGAAAACTGACGCCAGTGGTACGCCCGTTGTTGGAAATCGTTCCTTTTGAAGGCTCTGACGTGTTGGTGGCCCATATCGACGAGATGCCGGCAAAAGACAAACCGTGCTATGTCACAGAACGCGGCCGTTACCAAGGATCGTTCATTCGCAGCGGCGACGGAGACCGCCGTCTGACGGCATACGAGGTTGACAGGCTACTTGAATCACGCCAACAACCGACTTATGACGATGAAGTCGTGCCCGGCGCAACCATCGACGACCTCGATGCCACGCTCGTCAACGGACTGCTCGTACGACAGCGCACTCTACATCCACGCGTATTCGCAACGCGAGACGACCAATCGATTCTCACCAGTCTGCATGTGCTGCGCAACGATAACGGAGCGATGCGCCCGACGCTGGGAGGATTGTTGGCGTTAGGGACATTTCCTCAGCAATTTTTTCCACGTCTCAACATCACGTTCACTGCGTTTCCGGGGGTGACCAAAACCGAAACCGTGAGTGACGAGAGACGTTTCCTAGACGCACGCACATTAATCGGTCCCATTCCGGTCATGATTGACGATGCAATCGCCGCCGTGACCCGCAATATGCGCACTGGAGCCGTGATCGGAGGCACGTTCCGCCGCGATGTGCCGGACTACCCGCAAAAAGCGGTACGCGAAGCAGTTGCCAACGCGTTGATGCATCGTGATTATTCGCCTGACGCACGAGGGGCGCAGGTGCAGGTCAATCTTTACGCAGACCGTTTGGAAATCCTTAATCCAGGCGGATTATATGGTGCCGTCACCATAGAAAACATCGGCACATTCGGCCTCTCCTCCTCGCGCAACCAATTCCTCTCCACCATTCTGGAAAGCACCCCAGATCCAGACGGTGGATTCATCGTGGAAAACAAAGGAACGGGATATCAGGTCATCACTGCGGAACTGGCCGCCGCGCTCATGCCACCACCACAACCACGCAATAGCTTGACGGCATTCAGTTTGACGTTCGAAAAACGTCGCCTGAGCGCCTCCGAACGCAATCCTATGGCGGCCAACAATCTGGACGAGGCAATCCTGACACTGCTCGGCGAACGCAGCTCGGCATCGTCGCGCGAGATTACGGCGGCCTCCGGCATGTCACGCCCCACCGTCATCAACCATATCAATGCATTGATCGAACAGGGGCTAATCGAACCGACCGAACCCAATCGCAGCCCCAAACAGAGATATCGGCTGGTTCGAAAGGAATAA
- a CDS encoding serine/threonine-protein kinase: protein MSDLSALNLEPGDMVGGYTLVSRLGAGAMGSVWRVVDGGGQSYAMKILRDSLADDDARSAAVQDPNLKEHVTARERLRREAMALRKVSHPGVCGIVDMELDDSLAFIVTELIDGRNLRDDVAVNGRYTGDDLERLARKLIEAVKAVHAAGLVHRDIKPTNVMVSASGPVLVDFGIAMGAGESHVTRTGLVMGTPGFIAPEIIDGAESDEQTDWWSVASVLAFAATGAPVFGTKPMMAVLERAASGNPNLTGLPANTMAAFRSALAPDRTQRCSPDQLLHAIAVDALRPLDGGDRTGESAEVVHPFEHSAAGAAASALVSDVNPRMLWRDEDDADIIRTEAMGETAATHATHTGDAGDADTVTLEETAATTAMDPRARRLEGTAVMPRATTPLEQAGATAVLPAAQPPASIPVQGQQSWNPADPAPTAVDPTIRPALQRVIDQAAQSVPTEAIALAPAVNPADVRRGRLLKRGVLPLFVLALPLAVLAMPLPQAALIAAAALLWLLLTAGYNTASQLERESKRGGARKGTDTMLRVAALPWHLLKGLLAAIPRALAMALIVVALTAAGVWALDLPYAMVDLSVGGWVIPLPTLTDTALSYTGLTLACATTVGWLLTVFGPRSMMVRLGAGALRGGRRADKTTTGTAATQAAPPESSL, encoded by the coding sequence ATGAGCGATCTCAGTGCGTTGAATCTCGAACCGGGCGACATGGTCGGCGGCTACACTCTGGTCTCCCGCTTGGGGGCGGGTGCCATGGGATCGGTGTGGCGCGTCGTCGACGGCGGCGGGCAGTCCTATGCGATGAAGATCCTGCGCGACTCGCTGGCCGATGACGACGCGCGGTCGGCCGCTGTGCAGGATCCGAATCTCAAGGAGCATGTCACCGCGCGCGAGCGACTGCGACGCGAGGCGATGGCGCTGCGCAAGGTCTCACACCCCGGCGTGTGCGGCATCGTCGATATGGAATTGGACGACTCGCTGGCGTTCATCGTCACCGAACTCATCGACGGCCGCAACCTCAGGGACGACGTGGCCGTCAACGGCCGCTACACCGGCGACGACCTCGAACGTCTGGCGCGCAAGCTGATCGAGGCGGTCAAGGCCGTGCATGCCGCCGGACTGGTGCACCGCGACATCAAACCCACGAATGTGATGGTGAGCGCCTCCGGCCCGGTGCTGGTTGATTTCGGCATCGCCATGGGCGCGGGCGAAAGCCATGTGACCCGCACCGGTCTGGTGATGGGCACTCCCGGATTCATCGCCCCGGAGATCATCGACGGCGCGGAATCGGACGAGCAGACCGACTGGTGGTCGGTGGCCTCGGTGTTGGCGTTCGCCGCCACCGGTGCCCCCGTATTCGGCACCAAGCCGATGATGGCGGTGCTGGAGCGCGCCGCCTCCGGCAACCCCAATCTCACCGGGCTGCCCGCGAACACGATGGCCGCGTTCCGCTCCGCCCTCGCGCCGGATCGCACGCAACGGTGCTCCCCCGACCAACTGCTGCACGCCATCGCCGTGGACGCTTTGCGGCCGCTTGACGGAGGCGACCGTACCGGCGAGTCTGCGGAGGTGGTGCACCCTTTTGAGCATTCCGCGGCAGGTGCCGCGGCCTCTGCTCTCGTATCGGACGTCAATCCCCGCATGCTGTGGCGCGACGAGGACGACGCCGACATCATCCGCACCGAGGCGATGGGCGAGACGGCCGCGACCCATGCGACCCACACTGGCGATGCGGGCGATGCGGACACCGTCACGCTGGAAGAAACGGCCGCGACCACCGCGATGGACCCGCGGGCGCGACGGCTCGAGGGAACGGCGGTGATGCCGCGCGCGACGACACCACTCGAACAGGCCGGTGCCACCGCCGTGCTGCCGGCGGCGCAACCGCCCGCGTCGATACCGGTACAAGGGCAACAGTCGTGGAATCCCGCCGATCCCGCACCCACGGCGGTGGATCCGACGATCCGACCGGCCCTGCAGCGCGTGATCGATCAGGCCGCCCAATCGGTGCCCACCGAGGCGATCGCCCTCGCTCCGGCCGTCAATCCCGCCGACGTGCGGCGTGGCCGTCTGCTTAAGCGAGGCGTTCTGCCTCTTTTCGTGCTCGCGCTGCCCTTGGCGGTGTTGGCCATGCCGCTGCCGCAGGCCGCGCTGATCGCGGCCGCGGCGCTGCTGTGGCTGCTGCTCACCGCCGGATACAACACCGCATCCCAGCTGGAACGCGAGTCCAAACGCGGCGGCGCGCGTAAAGGCACCGATACGATGCTGCGCGTGGCCGCTCTGCCCTGGCATCTGCTCAAGGGGCTGCTGGCCGCCATACCGCGCGCGCTGGCGATGGCGCTGATCGTCGTGGCGCTGACGGCCGCAGGCGTGTGGGCGCTGGATCTGCCGTACGCCATGGTCGACCTGTCCGTGGGCGGATGGGTGATTCCGCTGCCGACCCTCACCGACACCGCGTTGTCGTACACCGGACTGACGCTGGCCTGCGCCACGACGGTGGGATGGCTGCTGACCGTGTTCGGTCCGCGTTCCATGATGGTGCGGCTCGGCGCCGGCGCGCTGCGCGGCGGGCGGCGAGCGGACAAGACCACGACGGGAACAGCGGCCACGCAAGCCGCGCCGCCCGAGTCCTCGCTCTGA